Proteins from one Pseudomonas sp. KBS0710 genomic window:
- a CDS encoding YciI family protein, producing the protein MKYLCLIYSNEELLHTSPDSPADPECFAYAEAIQASGRMLAAEPLESVSTATTVRMRNGKLSITDGPFAETKEQLAGFYLIEAKDLNDAIQVAGGIPAARVGSVEVRPVRALNL; encoded by the coding sequence ATGAAATACCTCTGCCTGATCTACAGCAACGAAGAGCTGTTGCACACCTCGCCCGACAGCCCGGCGGACCCGGAGTGCTTTGCCTACGCCGAGGCCATCCAGGCCAGCGGCCGGATGCTCGCCGCCGAGCCGTTGGAGTCGGTGAGCACCGCCACCACCGTGCGCATGCGCAATGGCAAGCTGTCGATCACCGACGGGCCGTTCGCCGAAACCAAGGAGCAGCTCGCCGGGTTTTACCTGATCGAGGCCAAGGACTTGAACGACGCGATCCAGGTGGCTGGTGGCATACCGGCGGCGCGGGTCGGCAGTGTGGAAGTACGCCCCGTGCGTGCATTGAATCTCTGA
- a CDS encoding LysR family transcriptional regulator produces the protein MDVRHLKAFLAVFEERNITAAAQRLFISQPTLSVTIKQLEDELGVALFVRQPRGVEVSAEARVLYPQARRMVAEAHALSRLFRGRENRIALELGVEGDIADSQIETFLRMAHRGLPGLLLTLQEGCAGQGRLAVEEMCCEDDLFLPLWEEPYVMALPAEHPMAHAGKEQAWAPIEDWITCPQHDSHQRLMALYGRSPQAVAGHAGSLTQALHMVAAGVGVAMLPQSMAAERAGVVIREWHLPAPTRRVGLCFAAQALELPALRALHEYFQNNRPPQLSAA, from the coding sequence ATGGATGTGCGTCACCTCAAGGCGTTTCTCGCGGTGTTCGAGGAACGCAATATCACCGCAGCTGCCCAGCGTTTGTTCATCAGCCAGCCGACCTTGTCGGTGACCATCAAGCAGTTGGAAGACGAGCTGGGTGTGGCGCTGTTCGTGCGCCAGCCGCGTGGCGTAGAGGTCAGTGCCGAAGCGCGGGTGCTGTACCCGCAAGCGCGGCGCATGGTCGCCGAAGCGCACGCCTTGAGCCGACTGTTTCGCGGGCGCGAAAATCGCATTGCGCTGGAGCTGGGTGTGGAAGGCGATATTGCCGACAGCCAGATCGAAACCTTCCTGCGCATGGCACACCGGGGTCTGCCGGGCTTGCTGTTGACCTTGCAGGAAGGCTGCGCAGGCCAAGGGCGGTTGGCAGTGGAAGAAATGTGCTGCGAGGACGATTTGTTTTTGCCGCTGTGGGAGGAGCCTTACGTGATGGCCTTGCCTGCCGAGCATCCCATGGCGCACGCGGGCAAGGAGCAAGCGTGGGCGCCGATTGAAGACTGGATTACCTGTCCGCAGCACGATTCCCATCAGCGTTTGATGGCGCTTTATGGCCGCTCGCCGCAAGCGGTGGCCGGGCATGCCGGTTCGTTGACCCAGGCTTTGCACATGGTGGCCGCGGGCGTGGGCGTGGCGATGTTGCCGCAGTCGATGGCGGCTGAACGTGCTGGCGTGGTGATTCGCGAATGGCACCTGCCGGCGCCGACGCGGCGGGTGGGGTTGTGTTTCGCCGCGCAAGCATTGGAACTGCCTGCGTTGCGTGCCCTGCACGAATACTTCCAGAACAACCGCCCACCGCAGCTATCAGCAGCCTGA
- a CDS encoding RNA polymerase sigma factor, which produces MTPQVEAIYRSESRRVLATLIRLLGDFDLAEEALHEAFFIAVQRWPQDGVPDNPRAWLVSTGRFKAIDRLRRQARFTPLLQEQADALEAADWSEQDVEDDRLRLIFTCCHPALAPDAQAALTLREICDLTTEEIARAFLATPTTIAQRIVRAKGKIREAKIPYQVPTLEQLPERLDSVLRVVYLVFNEGYSASMGADLTREDLTREAIRLGRLLLELLPEPEVMGLLALMLLHESRRATRTSAEGELVLLHEQNRALWDASLIAEGCALVEQALNTRHFGPYCLQAAIAAVHAEATQAEGTDWLQIVGLYDVLLREVPSPVIELNRAVAVAMGQGPLAGLQLVESILQRGELLDYHLAHSARGEFCRQLGRVEEAREAYEKALSLTQQTPEKRFLERRLAELKSSTQ; this is translated from the coding sequence TTGACCCCGCAGGTCGAGGCGATTTACCGCAGCGAATCACGCCGCGTACTGGCGACGCTGATTCGCTTGCTGGGTGATTTCGACTTGGCTGAAGAGGCGCTGCACGAAGCGTTTTTTATTGCCGTGCAGCGCTGGCCGCAAGACGGCGTGCCGGATAACCCTCGGGCCTGGCTGGTCTCCACCGGCCGCTTCAAAGCCATCGACCGCTTGCGCCGTCAGGCACGTTTCACCCCGTTATTACAGGAGCAGGCTGACGCGCTGGAGGCGGCTGACTGGAGTGAGCAAGACGTGGAAGACGACCGCCTGCGCCTGATCTTCACCTGCTGCCACCCGGCGTTGGCGCCCGATGCCCAGGCGGCGCTGACCTTGCGTGAGATCTGCGACCTCACCACCGAAGAAATCGCCCGCGCCTTTCTGGCCACGCCCACCACCATTGCCCAGCGTATCGTGCGCGCCAAGGGCAAGATCCGCGAAGCGAAAATCCCCTACCAAGTGCCAACCCTGGAGCAGTTGCCCGAGCGCCTGGACAGCGTGTTGCGCGTGGTTTACCTGGTGTTCAACGAGGGCTATTCGGCGTCCATGGGCGCCGACCTCACCCGCGAAGACCTGACCCGCGAAGCCATTCGTTTGGGGCGTTTGTTGCTGGAATTGCTGCCAGAGCCGGAGGTCATGGGCTTGCTGGCGCTGATGCTGCTGCACGAGTCGCGTCGAGCAACGCGCACCTCGGCCGAGGGTGAGTTGGTGTTATTGCATGAACAGAACCGCGCATTGTGGGACGCGTCTTTGATTGCTGAAGGCTGTGCACTGGTGGAGCAGGCGTTGAATACACGGCATTTTGGCCCGTATTGCCTGCAGGCGGCGATCGCGGCGGTGCATGCCGAAGCGACCCAGGCTGAGGGCACGGACTGGCTGCAGATTGTCGGGCTTTACGATGTGTTGCTGCGCGAAGTGCCGTCGCCGGTGATCGAACTGAACCGCGCTGTGGCGGTGGCGATGGGGCAGGGGCCGTTGGCGGGGTTGCAGTTGGTGGAGAGCATACTGCAGCGCGGGGAATTGTTGGATTATCACCTGGCGCATTCGGCACGCGGGGAGTTTTGCCGGCAGTTGGGGCGGGTTGAAGAGGCGCGGGAAGCCTATGAAAAAGCCCTCTCACTCACCCAGCAAACCCCGGAAAAACGCTTCCTCGAACGCCGTCTGGCCGAGCTCAAATCCTCCACACAATGA
- a CDS encoding SDR family oxidoreductase → MSKPLIIITGASSGIGEATARLLSAAGHPLLLLARRIDRLNELALPNTLNRGVDITDRAALVAAVKEAEAQFGPADALINNAGVMLLGAVSEQDPEQWEQMLDVNVKGLLNGIHAVAASMVARKGGTIINVSSVAGRKTFPNHVAYVGTKFAVHGISENLREELSPSNVRVITIAPGAVETELLSHTTDEAIKSGYQAWKQDMGGTVLSADDVASAIAYAYQQPQHVCIREIVLAATRQQP, encoded by the coding sequence ATGAGCAAGCCACTGATCATCATCACCGGCGCCAGTTCCGGTATCGGCGAAGCCACCGCGCGCCTGCTATCGGCCGCCGGTCACCCGCTGCTGCTGTTGGCGCGACGTATCGATCGTCTTAACGAGCTAGCCCTGCCGAACACCTTGAACCGAGGCGTGGACATCACCGACCGCGCCGCGCTGGTCGCCGCCGTGAAGGAAGCTGAAGCCCAATTCGGCCCGGCCGATGCACTGATCAACAACGCTGGCGTGATGTTGCTGGGTGCGGTCAGTGAACAAGACCCGGAACAATGGGAGCAGATGCTCGACGTCAACGTGAAAGGCCTGCTCAATGGCATTCACGCGGTGGCCGCCAGCATGGTGGCGCGCAAGGGCGGCACCATCATCAACGTCAGCTCGGTGGCTGGGCGCAAGACTTTCCCCAATCATGTGGCCTATGTAGGCACCAAGTTTGCCGTGCATGGGATTTCGGAGAACCTGCGCGAGGAATTGTCGCCGAGCAACGTGCGCGTGATTACGATCGCCCCGGGTGCGGTGGAGACTGAGTTGCTCAGCCATACCACGGATGAGGCGATCAAAAGCGGTTACCAGGCCTGGAAGCAGGACATGGGCGGCACGGTGTTGAGTGCTGATGATGTGGCTTCCGCGATTGCCTATGCGTACCAGCAGCCGCAGCATGTGTGCATTCGTGAAATCGTGTTGGCAGCGACCCGTCAGCAGCCCTAA
- a CDS encoding SRPBCC family protein, whose product MNTQPAEFELSISRLIDAPPSKVFRAWTTPELLQQWWGPHGMTTPECEMNLWVGGLFRTLMRAPDGAEYPTSGVFLEIEAPSRLVFTDAYAPGWIPSGKPFMTAEVTFEEVDGKTQYTARAMHWSEADKQAHEAMGFHDGWGQSLDRLVTLVTQGMPD is encoded by the coding sequence ATGAATACCCAACCCGCTGAATTTGAACTGTCCATCAGCCGTTTGATCGACGCACCGCCAAGCAAGGTATTTCGCGCCTGGACCACGCCCGAGCTGTTGCAGCAATGGTGGGGGCCACACGGCATGACCACGCCGGAGTGTGAAATGAACCTGTGGGTCGGTGGCCTGTTTCGCACCTTGATGCGCGCGCCGGATGGCGCCGAGTACCCGACCTCTGGCGTGTTCCTGGAAATCGAGGCACCGAGCCGGCTGGTGTTTACCGATGCCTACGCGCCGGGCTGGATCCCGTCGGGCAAGCCGTTCATGACCGCCGAAGTGACCTTCGAAGAGGTCGACGGCAAGACCCAATACACTGCCCGCGCCATGCATTGGAGCGAAGCCGACAAGCAGGCCCACGAAGCCATGGGTTTTCATGATGGCTGGGGCCAGAGCCTCGACCGTCTGGTGACGCTGGTGACTCAAGGCATGCCCGATTGA